From one Lolium rigidum isolate FL_2022 chromosome 4, APGP_CSIRO_Lrig_0.1, whole genome shotgun sequence genomic stretch:
- the LOC124649696 gene encoding mediator of RNA polymerase II transcription subunit 33A-like isoform X1 has translation MWKLLDQAMASRLVSPLHTLALLTSRVVPNRRAQPEAYRLYLELLGRYALVPEYSESAETKAMIAKSTDDAMQLSDRYGFQQMDFGHTVILFVLSIINILTDSILEDSGFPSIYNKEHENMHAIEVNKHRALDGKGSLPDKRDGQREYLRRNNTLMALEVVEKITANKNAQVFLRLVYLNTPENFKSLLQRLQLTGALKPNNVASGNTLLDNLMTHIQKVRSTGYQLGRSRLLRVLIGTQPSSSAACNMFGTGKGSCWIPFDLFMENVMDGKYLHAISSIEALTELAKMLKALNRATWQETFQALWVSALRLVQRDPGTLEGPFPHLDSRLCMLLAIVPLAIAPILKEDADCLERGVACARREELVSSLHVLGQFFGLLSTPPAALHAANSAATKAAVAVYSLEAGSENIHSLRDSFSIKAVGNMQHLIVEACVARNLVDTSVYFFPGYVVPIKDFSPVHQSPWRALMEGSPLMGLKDVLIVIPASSLSELEKLHSFAVSGSQEEKLAASKILCGASFLRGWNIQEHVVRMVLKLLSTLISLDSGSDSYYTHHMPMLHALLCGISSLDTVHILSMYGLVPELAAILMPICEIFGSLPESDHKSCSFEDVSVYSVFSSAFLSLLRLWKFHRPPIENALSRYGVSVWELNLEYLLLLRNSRLALENLSIGCMASMLQFDPLFQKPVYIDSFPKLRAWYSQNQACIASTISSAYERKSIPQLANKILRIVCRKMTKVDNLSVSPQATSNSSMSGSPVGIQEDGCEGPPVTAWEILEAVPFVLETVLTACAHGGLSSRDLITGLRDLVDFLPASIAAIVSFFSAEITRGLWKPVMLNGTDWPSPAATLMEVESDIKEVLASAGVHINISPQPRPVMPMLPLPVAALISLSITVTMEEINHLQGIISHGVEISATSSSWPSMSVVGALWSQKVRRWHDYIILTCSESPFTRDNNAVGQLIRSCFSSFLGPLVNGRSCFLANRGVTSLMGQTPGQRGSRRSLSPGCLYMRSCGMFMDKNFVCEEIFKVVMERARALANECGCDRASRLMSGRMPLSSASSSVEQIALLAATMLCHAGGVKLIHLLYSQIVPTLLLSAGDTKLGSAGPLCSMFEGFALAFVLILSGASIWGIGVDSPDYISVHTTKRRQAVGRHLEFMAKVMEGNMDLGCGQATWRTYVLCFVGLLVDFVPTWIPEVQLETLQKLASGLQKWNEHDLALSLLERGGPKAVTIVVESML, from the exons ATGTGGAAGCTGCTGGACCAGGCCATGGCCTCCCGCCTCGTCTCCCCACTCCACACCCTCGCCCTCCTCACCTCAAG GGTGGTGCCGAACCGGCGGGCGCAGCCGGAAGCGTACCGGCTCTATCTGGAGCTGCTCGGCCGGTATGCGCTTGTGCCCGAGTACTCCGAGAGCGCAGAGACAAAGGCCAT GATAGCCAAATCTACTGATGATGCTATGCAGCTTTCAGATAGATATGGATTTCAGCAAATGGATTTTGGACATACTGTTATTCTTTTTGTTTTGAGTATTATCAACATATTGACTGATTCTATTTTGGAAGATTCGGGCTTTCCAAGTATCTATAATAAGGAGCATGAAAATATGCATGCGATTGAAGTGAACAAGCACAGGGCTTTAGATGGCAAGGGGAGTCTGCCTGACAAAAGAGATGGGCAGCGTGAATACCTAAGGCGAAACAATACACTTATGGCTCTAGAAGTTGTCGAGAAGATCACTGCTAACAAAAATGCCCAAGTTTTTCTTCGGCTTGTCTATCTTAACAC ACCTGAAAACTTCAAAAGTTTGCTTCAGAGACTTCAGCTTACAGGTGCCCTTAAGCCAAACAATGTTGCATCTGGAAATACTCTGCTGGATAACTTGATGACACATATACAGAAGGTTAGAAGCACAGGATATCAATTAGGCAGGAGTAGACTATTGAGAGTTCTTATTGGTACACAGCCCTCCAGCTCagctgcatgcaatatgtttggaACTGGAAAGGGCTCTTGTTGGATTCCTTTTGACCTATTTATGGAGAACGTGATGGATGGTAAATATCTGCATGCCATATCCTCGATCGAAGCTCTGACAG AACTGGCCAAGATGCTCAAAGCACTTAATCGGGCAACCTGGCAAGAGACCTTTCAAGCTCTATGGGTTTCAGCTTTGCGGCTTGTACAGAGA GACCCAGGTACTCTGGAAGGACCATTTCCTCATCTTGATTCTCGTCTATGCATGTTGTTAGCTATTGTTCCTTTGGCTATTGCTCCCATTTTGAAGGAAGATGCTGACTGTCTTGAACGGGGAGTGGCCTGCGCTAGAAGAGAAGAATTAGTGTCTTCTCTTCATGTTCTGGGGCAATTTTTTGGTCTTCTTTCAACCCCTCCGGCAGCTTTACATGCAGCAAACAGTGCAGCCACGAAAGCAGCGGTTGCTGTATATAGTTTGGAAGCTGGGAGTGAGAACATTCACAGtttgagagatagtttctctattaaagCAG TGGGAAATATGCAACATCTTATTGTGGAAGCCTGTGTAGCTAGAAATTTAGTTGATACATCGGTTTATTTCTTTCCCGGCTATGTTGTTCCCATTAAAGACTTCTCTCCTGTCCATCAATCTCCTTGGCGAGCTTTGATGGAAGGGTCTCCACTTATGGGCCTCAAGGATGTCCTTATTGTTATACCTGCTTCGAG TTTGTCAGAATTGGAGAAACTGCATTCTTTTGCAGTAAGTGGGTCACAAGAGGAAAAGTTGGCAGCTTCTAAGATTCTATGTGGTGCATCCTTTCTTCGTGGGTGGAACATTCAG GAACATGTTGTCCGAATGGTGCTTAAGCTGCTGTCAACATTGATTTCCCTAGATTCTGGATCGGATAGCTACTATACTCATCACATGCCTATGCTACATGCTCTCTTATGTGGGATTTCTTCCCTTGACACTGTTCATATCCTCTCAATGTATGGCTTG GTACCGGAATTAGCTGCTATTTTGATGCCTATATGTGAAATATTCGGATCCTTACCTGAATCTGATCATAAGAGTTGTAGTTTCGAAGATGTTTCTGTGTACTCAGTATTCTCAAGTGCTTTCCTGTCCCTTCTTCGCTTGTGGAAATTTCATAGGCCCCCTATCGAGAATGCTCTATCTAGATATGGAGTCTCTGTTTGGGAGCTCAATTTAGAGTACCTCTTGCTCTTACGTAATAGTCGTCTTGCTTTGGAAAATTTATCTATTGGTTGTATGGCGAGCATGCTTCAGTTTGATCCATTATTTCAAAAACCGGTGTATATTGATTCGTTTCCAAAGCTAAGGGCTTGGTATTCCCAGAATCAGGCTTGCATAGCCTCTACTATTTCTAGTGCTTACGAGAGGAAAAGCATCCcccaacttgcaaacaagatacTGAGAATTGTATGCCGTAAAATGACAAAAGTTGACAACCTGTCTGTCAGTCCACAAGCAACGTCAAATTCAAGTATGAGTGGCTCGCCTGTCGgtatacaagaagatggctgcgaAGGCCCGCCTGTTACTGCATGGGAAATTCTGGAAGCTGTTCCTTTTGTACTTGAGACTGTCTTAACTGCATGTGCACATGGGGGGCTTTCTTCTCGTGATTTGATTACAG GTCTGAGAGATCTTGTGGATTTCTTGCCTGCTTCAATTGCTGCTATTGTCAGCTTCTTTTCAGCAGAAATTACCCGTGGCCTATGGAAGCCAGTTATGTTGAACGGTACTGACTGGCCAAGTCCAGCGGCAACTCTTATGGAAGTTGAGTCTGACATAAAGGAAGTTCTTGCATCGGCTGGTGTTCATATCAACATCTCTCCACAGCCAC GACCGGTTATGCCAATGCTTCCATTACCAGTAGCAGCTCTTATCAGCTTATCTATAACGGTTACGATGGAGGAAATTAATCACCTGCAAGGAATCATTAGCCACGGAGTGGAAATTTCTGCTACATCAAGTTCATGGCCTAGCATGTCAGTTGTAGGGGCACTGTGGTCACAGAAAGTTCGACGGTGGCATGACTATATTATCCTCACATGTTCTGAATCCCCTTTTACCCGAGATAACAATGCAGTGGGTCAACTTATCAGGAGTTGCTTCTCATCTTTTCTTGGGCCATTGGTTAATGGACGGTCTTGCTTTCTAGCGAACAGAGGAGTCACTAGTCTGATGGGGCAGACTCCTGGTCAAAGAGGTTCCCGGCGTTCTTTGTCACCCGGATGCCTTTACATGCGATCTTGTGGGATGTTTATGGACAAAAACTTCGTATGTGAAGAGATCTTCAAGGTTGTCATGGAGAGAGCCCGTGCATTAGCAAATGAATGTGGTTGTGATAGAGCTTCTCGTCTGATGTCAGGTCGAATGCCACtgtcttctgcatcatcctcagtAGAGCAGATAGCATTACTTGCAGCAACTATGCTTTGTCATGCTGGTGGGGTGAAGTTGATCCATCTCCTGTACAGTCAGATTGTACCGACTTTGCTTCTTTCAGCAGGAGATACGAAACTGGGTTCTGCAGGGCCACTTTGCAGCATGTTTGAAGGATTTGCTTTGGCATTTGTTCTCATCTTGTCTGGGGCCAGCATCTGGGGAATTGGAGTAGACTCCCCAGATTACATCTCAGTGCACACAACAAAGAGGCGACAAGCTGTAGGTAGGCACTTGGAGTTTATGGCCAAGGTAATGGAGGGTAACATGGATCTTGGTTGTGGTCAGGCCACATGGAGGACATATGTTCTCTGTTTCGTGGGTTTGCTTGTCGACTTTGTGCCAACGTGGATCCCTGAAGTGCAGCTCGAGACGCTGCAGAAATTGGCCTCGGGGCTACAGAAATGGAACGAGCATGATCTTGCACTTTCTCTCCTGGAGCGAGGGGGCCCAAAGGCCGTAACTATAGTGGTTGAGTCCATGCTATGA
- the LOC124649696 gene encoding mediator of RNA polymerase II transcription subunit 33A-like isoform X2 translates to MPKFFFGLSILTRRPENFKSLLQRLQLTGALKPNNVASGNTLLDNLMTHIQKVRSTGYQLGRSRLLRVLIGTQPSSSAACNMFGTGKGSCWIPFDLFMENVMDGKYLHAISSIEALTELAKMLKALNRATWQETFQALWVSALRLVQRDPGTLEGPFPHLDSRLCMLLAIVPLAIAPILKEDADCLERGVACARREELVSSLHVLGQFFGLLSTPPAALHAANSAATKAAVAVYSLEAGSENIHSLRDSFSIKAVGNMQHLIVEACVARNLVDTSVYFFPGYVVPIKDFSPVHQSPWRALMEGSPLMGLKDVLIVIPASSLSELEKLHSFAVSGSQEEKLAASKILCGASFLRGWNIQEHVVRMVLKLLSTLISLDSGSDSYYTHHMPMLHALLCGISSLDTVHILSMYGLVPELAAILMPICEIFGSLPESDHKSCSFEDVSVYSVFSSAFLSLLRLWKFHRPPIENALSRYGVSVWELNLEYLLLLRNSRLALENLSIGCMASMLQFDPLFQKPVYIDSFPKLRAWYSQNQACIASTISSAYERKSIPQLANKILRIVCRKMTKVDNLSVSPQATSNSSMSGSPVGIQEDGCEGPPVTAWEILEAVPFVLETVLTACAHGGLSSRDLITGLRDLVDFLPASIAAIVSFFSAEITRGLWKPVMLNGTDWPSPAATLMEVESDIKEVLASAGVHINISPQPRPVMPMLPLPVAALISLSITVTMEEINHLQGIISHGVEISATSSSWPSMSVVGALWSQKVRRWHDYIILTCSESPFTRDNNAVGQLIRSCFSSFLGPLVNGRSCFLANRGVTSLMGQTPGQRGSRRSLSPGCLYMRSCGMFMDKNFVCEEIFKVVMERARALANECGCDRASRLMSGRMPLSSASSSVEQIALLAATMLCHAGGVKLIHLLYSQIVPTLLLSAGDTKLGSAGPLCSMFEGFALAFVLILSGASIWGIGVDSPDYISVHTTKRRQAVGRHLEFMAKVMEGNMDLGCGQATWRTYVLCFVGLLVDFVPTWIPEVQLETLQKLASGLQKWNEHDLALSLLERGGPKAVTIVVESML, encoded by the exons ATGCCCAAGTTTTTCTTCGGCTTGTCTATCTTAACAC GTAGACCTGAAAACTTCAAAAGTTTGCTTCAGAGACTTCAGCTTACAGGTGCCCTTAAGCCAAACAATGTTGCATCTGGAAATACTCTGCTGGATAACTTGATGACACATATACAGAAGGTTAGAAGCACAGGATATCAATTAGGCAGGAGTAGACTATTGAGAGTTCTTATTGGTACACAGCCCTCCAGCTCagctgcatgcaatatgtttggaACTGGAAAGGGCTCTTGTTGGATTCCTTTTGACCTATTTATGGAGAACGTGATGGATGGTAAATATCTGCATGCCATATCCTCGATCGAAGCTCTGACAG AACTGGCCAAGATGCTCAAAGCACTTAATCGGGCAACCTGGCAAGAGACCTTTCAAGCTCTATGGGTTTCAGCTTTGCGGCTTGTACAGAGA GACCCAGGTACTCTGGAAGGACCATTTCCTCATCTTGATTCTCGTCTATGCATGTTGTTAGCTATTGTTCCTTTGGCTATTGCTCCCATTTTGAAGGAAGATGCTGACTGTCTTGAACGGGGAGTGGCCTGCGCTAGAAGAGAAGAATTAGTGTCTTCTCTTCATGTTCTGGGGCAATTTTTTGGTCTTCTTTCAACCCCTCCGGCAGCTTTACATGCAGCAAACAGTGCAGCCACGAAAGCAGCGGTTGCTGTATATAGTTTGGAAGCTGGGAGTGAGAACATTCACAGtttgagagatagtttctctattaaagCAG TGGGAAATATGCAACATCTTATTGTGGAAGCCTGTGTAGCTAGAAATTTAGTTGATACATCGGTTTATTTCTTTCCCGGCTATGTTGTTCCCATTAAAGACTTCTCTCCTGTCCATCAATCTCCTTGGCGAGCTTTGATGGAAGGGTCTCCACTTATGGGCCTCAAGGATGTCCTTATTGTTATACCTGCTTCGAG TTTGTCAGAATTGGAGAAACTGCATTCTTTTGCAGTAAGTGGGTCACAAGAGGAAAAGTTGGCAGCTTCTAAGATTCTATGTGGTGCATCCTTTCTTCGTGGGTGGAACATTCAG GAACATGTTGTCCGAATGGTGCTTAAGCTGCTGTCAACATTGATTTCCCTAGATTCTGGATCGGATAGCTACTATACTCATCACATGCCTATGCTACATGCTCTCTTATGTGGGATTTCTTCCCTTGACACTGTTCATATCCTCTCAATGTATGGCTTG GTACCGGAATTAGCTGCTATTTTGATGCCTATATGTGAAATATTCGGATCCTTACCTGAATCTGATCATAAGAGTTGTAGTTTCGAAGATGTTTCTGTGTACTCAGTATTCTCAAGTGCTTTCCTGTCCCTTCTTCGCTTGTGGAAATTTCATAGGCCCCCTATCGAGAATGCTCTATCTAGATATGGAGTCTCTGTTTGGGAGCTCAATTTAGAGTACCTCTTGCTCTTACGTAATAGTCGTCTTGCTTTGGAAAATTTATCTATTGGTTGTATGGCGAGCATGCTTCAGTTTGATCCATTATTTCAAAAACCGGTGTATATTGATTCGTTTCCAAAGCTAAGGGCTTGGTATTCCCAGAATCAGGCTTGCATAGCCTCTACTATTTCTAGTGCTTACGAGAGGAAAAGCATCCcccaacttgcaaacaagatacTGAGAATTGTATGCCGTAAAATGACAAAAGTTGACAACCTGTCTGTCAGTCCACAAGCAACGTCAAATTCAAGTATGAGTGGCTCGCCTGTCGgtatacaagaagatggctgcgaAGGCCCGCCTGTTACTGCATGGGAAATTCTGGAAGCTGTTCCTTTTGTACTTGAGACTGTCTTAACTGCATGTGCACATGGGGGGCTTTCTTCTCGTGATTTGATTACAG GTCTGAGAGATCTTGTGGATTTCTTGCCTGCTTCAATTGCTGCTATTGTCAGCTTCTTTTCAGCAGAAATTACCCGTGGCCTATGGAAGCCAGTTATGTTGAACGGTACTGACTGGCCAAGTCCAGCGGCAACTCTTATGGAAGTTGAGTCTGACATAAAGGAAGTTCTTGCATCGGCTGGTGTTCATATCAACATCTCTCCACAGCCAC GACCGGTTATGCCAATGCTTCCATTACCAGTAGCAGCTCTTATCAGCTTATCTATAACGGTTACGATGGAGGAAATTAATCACCTGCAAGGAATCATTAGCCACGGAGTGGAAATTTCTGCTACATCAAGTTCATGGCCTAGCATGTCAGTTGTAGGGGCACTGTGGTCACAGAAAGTTCGACGGTGGCATGACTATATTATCCTCACATGTTCTGAATCCCCTTTTACCCGAGATAACAATGCAGTGGGTCAACTTATCAGGAGTTGCTTCTCATCTTTTCTTGGGCCATTGGTTAATGGACGGTCTTGCTTTCTAGCGAACAGAGGAGTCACTAGTCTGATGGGGCAGACTCCTGGTCAAAGAGGTTCCCGGCGTTCTTTGTCACCCGGATGCCTTTACATGCGATCTTGTGGGATGTTTATGGACAAAAACTTCGTATGTGAAGAGATCTTCAAGGTTGTCATGGAGAGAGCCCGTGCATTAGCAAATGAATGTGGTTGTGATAGAGCTTCTCGTCTGATGTCAGGTCGAATGCCACtgtcttctgcatcatcctcagtAGAGCAGATAGCATTACTTGCAGCAACTATGCTTTGTCATGCTGGTGGGGTGAAGTTGATCCATCTCCTGTACAGTCAGATTGTACCGACTTTGCTTCTTTCAGCAGGAGATACGAAACTGGGTTCTGCAGGGCCACTTTGCAGCATGTTTGAAGGATTTGCTTTGGCATTTGTTCTCATCTTGTCTGGGGCCAGCATCTGGGGAATTGGAGTAGACTCCCCAGATTACATCTCAGTGCACACAACAAAGAGGCGACAAGCTGTAGGTAGGCACTTGGAGTTTATGGCCAAGGTAATGGAGGGTAACATGGATCTTGGTTGTGGTCAGGCCACATGGAGGACATATGTTCTCTGTTTCGTGGGTTTGCTTGTCGACTTTGTGCCAACGTGGATCCCTGAAGTGCAGCTCGAGACGCTGCAGAAATTGGCCTCGGGGCTACAGAAATGGAACGAGCATGATCTTGCACTTTCTCTCCTGGAGCGAGGGGGCCCAAAGGCCGTAACTATAGTGGTTGAGTCCATGCTATGA
- the LOC124708081 gene encoding protein LURP-one-related 8-like, translated as MTKVHPNVAAAAAVAASLAAAAAEEEKKGEAVSLTVWRRSLLFNGKGFTVFDSNGDLVFRVETYAGGSPREVVLMDADGRALLTIRRKKLSLADEWLIYDGDAAASSSAPTPAPKRFTARRNISLLPTKSLARLSPARASGGAGDAPSCRYDVEGSYASRSLEMFACASSASGGDQRRRVAAVCRKEAAVGPDVFRLVVEPGFEPALAMAVVILLDQMNAS; from the exons ATGACCAAGGTGCACCCAAACGTCGcagccgcggcggcggtggctgcttctctggcggcagcggcagcggaggaggagaagaagggagaggcGGTGTCGCTCACGGTGTGGCGGCGCTCGCTGCTCTTCAACGGGAAAGGGTTCACGGTGTTCGACAGCAACGGTGACCTCGTCTTCCGCGTCGAGACGTACGCTGGCGGCTCACCCCGCGAGGTCGTCCTCATGGACGCCGACGGCCGTGCCTTGCTCACCATCCGCCGCAAG AAGCTGAGCTTGGCGGACGAGTGGCTCATCTACGACGGCGAcgcggccgcgtcctcctccgcgcCCACGCCGGCGCCCAAGCGGTTCACGGCGCGGCGGAACATCAGCCTGCTCCCGACCAAGTCCCTCGCGCGCCTGTCGCCGGCGCGAGCGTCGGGCGGCGCTGGGGACGCGCCCAGCTGCCGGTACGACGTGGAGGGCTCCTACGCCAGCCGAAGCCTCGAAATGTTCGCCTGCGCCTCCTCGGCCTCCGGCGGCGACCAGCGTCGGCGCGTCGCCGCAGTATGCCGGAAGGAGGCCGCCGTCGGCCCGGACGTGTTCCGGCTGGTTGTGGAGCCTGGCTTCGAGCCGGCGCTGGCCATGGCCGTCGTCATACTCCTCGATCAGATGAACGCGTCTTAA